From the Streptomyces pluripotens genome, one window contains:
- a CDS encoding NADPH-dependent FMN reductase: protein MSVRILALVGSLRAGSTNRQLAEAAVKLAPEGAEIDLFEGLGEVPFYNEDIDTEGSVPAAAVNLREAAQAADAFLLFSPEYNGTIPAVLKNAIDWLSRPYGAGAFGGKPVAVIGTAFGQYGGVWAQDEARKAVGIAGGKVIEDIKLSIPGSLTRFAETHPVDDAEVAAQLTEVVARLHGNTGEAAAA, encoded by the coding sequence ATGTCTGTTCGCATCCTCGCGCTCGTCGGCAGCCTCCGCGCCGGTTCGACCAACCGCCAGCTCGCCGAGGCGGCCGTGAAGCTCGCGCCCGAGGGCGCCGAGATCGACCTGTTCGAGGGCCTGGGCGAGGTCCCGTTCTACAACGAGGACATCGACACTGAAGGCAGCGTTCCCGCTGCCGCTGTGAACCTGCGCGAGGCGGCCCAGGCGGCCGACGCCTTCCTGCTCTTCTCTCCCGAGTACAACGGCACCATCCCGGCCGTCCTGAAGAACGCCATCGACTGGCTGTCCCGCCCGTACGGCGCCGGGGCCTTCGGCGGCAAGCCCGTGGCCGTGATCGGCACCGCCTTCGGCCAGTACGGCGGCGTGTGGGCGCAGGACGAGGCCCGCAAGGCCGTGGGCATCGCGGGCGGCAAGGTGATCGAGGACATCAAGCTGTCCATCCCCGGCTCCCTGACCCGCTTCGCCGAGACCCACCCGGTCGACGACGCCGAGGTCGCCGCCCAGCTGACCGAGGTGGTGGCGCGCCTGCACGGCAACACGGGCGAGGCCGCGGCGGCCTGA